The Portunus trituberculatus isolate SZX2019 chromosome 49, ASM1759143v1, whole genome shotgun sequence genome contains a region encoding:
- the LOC123499236 gene encoding tRNA:m(4)X modification enzyme TRM13 homolog isoform X4 → MAAGSGNGGGVHAQKVCGFFLQHKGRPCRMLVKAGRRYCGQHLVEENSEETTGKHKRIPCPLDPKHSCFEHRLDHHLTICNARVVTDLPHLRLNCNLRVCGEYMPAKVSLSSLPDEVLLAFITKLERIHADAIDAVRESIMCLDAVEAVIAECCGSPSMVRHLRQTSSLLAHLKAANLLDTATNSTCYVEFGAGRGQLTKSLTEAVTDISKALFVLIDRGAQRYKYDTKLRYNQSINVKRFRVDIQHLSLEGVEGSEDYQHIVGLGKHLCGSASDLALRCLCQHPGMQVVGVVLALCCHHRCVWDSYCGLEVLQGLGVQPSEFYILTALTGWATCNSKDVPSKEEMTSEPRNTDSFGMNASQEKHPELLSPKETMTRKNLVDK, encoded by the exons ATGGCAGCAGGCagtgggaatggtggtggtgtgcacgcCCAGAAGGTGTGTGGGTTCTTCCTGCAGCATAAGGGCAGACCGTGCAGGATGCTGGTGAAGGCAGGGCGGCGGTACTGCGGCCAGCACCTGGTGGAGGAGAACTCGGAGGAG ACAACTGGCAAGCACAAGAGGATTCCTTGCCCTCTGGATCCAAAGCA CTCCTGCTTTGAGCACCGCCTGGACCACCACCTCACTATCTGCAATGCTCGGGTTGTGACAGACCTTCCCCACCTCAGGCTCAACTGTAATCTGCGGGTGTGTGGGGAGTACATGCCCGCTAAAgtgtccctctcctccctgcctgATGAAGTGCTGCTAGCCTTCATCACCAAGTTGGAAAGGATACATGCAG ACGCCATCGATGCTGTCAGAGAGTCAATTATGTGTCTGGATGCGGTGGAGGCAGTGATAGCAGAATGCTGCGGCAGTCCCAGCATGGTGCGCCATCTCAGGCAGACCTCCTCCCTCCTGGCACACTTAAAGGCAGCAAACCTCCTTGACACTGCCACCAACTCAACTTGTTATGTGGAGTTTGGAGCAGGCCGAG GCCAACTCACAAAATCATTGACCGAGGCAGTGACAGACATCAGCAAGGCTCTGTTTGTGCTGATAGATCGAGGTGCTCAGAGGTACAAGTATGACACCAAGCTGAGATACAA CCAAAGTATCAATGTAAAACGATTTCGCGTGGACATTCAACATCTCAGCCTGGAAGGAGTGGAGGGCAGTGAAGACTACCAGCACATAGTGGGACTTGGCAAGCATCTCTGTGGCAGTGCTTCAG ATCTAGCCCTGCGCTGCTTGTGCCAGCACCCGGGTATGCAGGTTGTGGGGGTGGTGCTGGCCCTGTGCTGCCACCACCGCTGTGTCTGGGACTCCTACTGTGGTCTGGAGGTGCTGCAG GGACTGGGTGTGCAGCCCTCAGAATTTTACATTCTGACAGCACTGACGGGATGGGCAACTTGTAACTCAAAAGATGTTCCAAGCAAGGAAGAGATGACTTCTGAACCTCGAAACACGGACAGTTTTGGAATGAATGCTAGTCAAGAGAAGCATCCTGAGCTTTTATCACCAAAAGAGACTATGACTAGGAAAAATCTTGTGGACAAGTAG
- the LOC123499236 gene encoding tRNA:m(4)X modification enzyme TRM13 homolog isoform X3: MAAGSGNGGGVHAQKVCGFFLQHKGRPCRMLVKAGRRYCGQHLVEENSEETTGKHKRIPCPLDPKHSCFEHRLDHHLTICNARVVTDLPHLRLNCNLRVCGEYMPAKVSLSSLPDEVLLAFITKLERIHADAIDAVRESIMCLDAVEAVIAECCGSPSMVRHLRQTSSLLAHLKAANLLDTATNSTCYVEFGAGRGQLTKSLTEAVTDISKALFVLIDRGAQRYKYDTKLRYNQSINVKRFRVDIQHLSLEGVEGSEDYQHIVGLGKHLCGSASDLALRCLCQHPGMQVVGVVLALCCHHRCVWDSYCGLEVLQGLGVQPSEFYILTALTGWATCNSKDVPSKEEMTSEPRNTDSFGMNASQEKHPELLSPKETMTRKNLVDNRYTRLNLAAQHREEIGRKAKQVLDYGRMQYMREQGFECSLVQYVAKDTTPENVALIASRVPRVPSPR, encoded by the exons ATGGCAGCAGGCagtgggaatggtggtggtgtgcacgcCCAGAAGGTGTGTGGGTTCTTCCTGCAGCATAAGGGCAGACCGTGCAGGATGCTGGTGAAGGCAGGGCGGCGGTACTGCGGCCAGCACCTGGTGGAGGAGAACTCGGAGGAG ACAACTGGCAAGCACAAGAGGATTCCTTGCCCTCTGGATCCAAAGCA CTCCTGCTTTGAGCACCGCCTGGACCACCACCTCACTATCTGCAATGCTCGGGTTGTGACAGACCTTCCCCACCTCAGGCTCAACTGTAATCTGCGGGTGTGTGGGGAGTACATGCCCGCTAAAgtgtccctctcctccctgcctgATGAAGTGCTGCTAGCCTTCATCACCAAGTTGGAAAGGATACATGCAG ACGCCATCGATGCTGTCAGAGAGTCAATTATGTGTCTGGATGCGGTGGAGGCAGTGATAGCAGAATGCTGCGGCAGTCCCAGCATGGTGCGCCATCTCAGGCAGACCTCCTCCCTCCTGGCACACTTAAAGGCAGCAAACCTCCTTGACACTGCCACCAACTCAACTTGTTATGTGGAGTTTGGAGCAGGCCGAG GCCAACTCACAAAATCATTGACCGAGGCAGTGACAGACATCAGCAAGGCTCTGTTTGTGCTGATAGATCGAGGTGCTCAGAGGTACAAGTATGACACCAAGCTGAGATACAA CCAAAGTATCAATGTAAAACGATTTCGCGTGGACATTCAACATCTCAGCCTGGAAGGAGTGGAGGGCAGTGAAGACTACCAGCACATAGTGGGACTTGGCAAGCATCTCTGTGGCAGTGCTTCAG ATCTAGCCCTGCGCTGCTTGTGCCAGCACCCGGGTATGCAGGTTGTGGGGGTGGTGCTGGCCCTGTGCTGCCACCACCGCTGTGTCTGGGACTCCTACTGTGGTCTGGAGGTGCTGCAG GGACTGGGTGTGCAGCCCTCAGAATTTTACATTCTGACAGCACTGACGGGATGGGCAACTTGTAACTCAAAAGATGTTCCAAGCAAGGAAGAGATGACTTCTGAACCTCGAAACACGGACAGTTTTGGAATGAATGCTAGTCAAGAGAAGCATCCTGAGCTTTTATCACCAAAAGAGACTATGACTAGGAAAAATCTTGTGGACAA tcGTTACACAAGATTGAACTTAGCAGCACAGCACCGGGAGGAGATAGGCAGGAAGGCCAAACAGGTGCTGGACTATGGTCGGATGCAATACATGCGCGAGCAAGGCTTTGAGTGCAGCCTGGTGCAGTATGTGGCCAAGGACACCACCCCGGAGAATGTTGCTTTGATTGCAAGTCGTGTGCCAAG
- the LOC123499236 gene encoding tRNA:m(4)X modification enzyme TRM13 homolog isoform X2, which translates to MAAGSGNGGGVHAQKVCGFFLQHKGRPCRMLVKAGRRYCGQHLVEENSEETTGKHKRIPCPLDPKHSCFEHRLDHHLTICNARVVTDLPHLRLNCNLRVCGEYMPAKVSLSSLPDEVLLAFITKLERIHADAIDAVRESIMCLDAVEAVIAECCGSPSMVRHLRQTSSLLAHLKAANLLDTATNSTCYVEFGAGRGQLTKSLTEAVTDISKALFVLIDRGAQRYKYDTKLRYNQSINVKRFRVDIQHLSLEGVEGSEDYQHIVGLGKHLCGSASDLALRCLCQHPGMQVVGVVLALCCHHRCVWDSYCGLEVLQGLGVQPSEFYILTALTGWATCNSKDVPSKEEMTSEPRNTDSFGMNASQEKHPELLSPKETMTRKNLVDNRYTRLNLAAQHREEIGRKAKQVLDYGRMQYMREQGFECSLVQYVAKDTTPENVALIASRVPRPCRSRKQE; encoded by the exons ATGGCAGCAGGCagtgggaatggtggtggtgtgcacgcCCAGAAGGTGTGTGGGTTCTTCCTGCAGCATAAGGGCAGACCGTGCAGGATGCTGGTGAAGGCAGGGCGGCGGTACTGCGGCCAGCACCTGGTGGAGGAGAACTCGGAGGAG ACAACTGGCAAGCACAAGAGGATTCCTTGCCCTCTGGATCCAAAGCA CTCCTGCTTTGAGCACCGCCTGGACCACCACCTCACTATCTGCAATGCTCGGGTTGTGACAGACCTTCCCCACCTCAGGCTCAACTGTAATCTGCGGGTGTGTGGGGAGTACATGCCCGCTAAAgtgtccctctcctccctgcctgATGAAGTGCTGCTAGCCTTCATCACCAAGTTGGAAAGGATACATGCAG ACGCCATCGATGCTGTCAGAGAGTCAATTATGTGTCTGGATGCGGTGGAGGCAGTGATAGCAGAATGCTGCGGCAGTCCCAGCATGGTGCGCCATCTCAGGCAGACCTCCTCCCTCCTGGCACACTTAAAGGCAGCAAACCTCCTTGACACTGCCACCAACTCAACTTGTTATGTGGAGTTTGGAGCAGGCCGAG GCCAACTCACAAAATCATTGACCGAGGCAGTGACAGACATCAGCAAGGCTCTGTTTGTGCTGATAGATCGAGGTGCTCAGAGGTACAAGTATGACACCAAGCTGAGATACAA CCAAAGTATCAATGTAAAACGATTTCGCGTGGACATTCAACATCTCAGCCTGGAAGGAGTGGAGGGCAGTGAAGACTACCAGCACATAGTGGGACTTGGCAAGCATCTCTGTGGCAGTGCTTCAG ATCTAGCCCTGCGCTGCTTGTGCCAGCACCCGGGTATGCAGGTTGTGGGGGTGGTGCTGGCCCTGTGCTGCCACCACCGCTGTGTCTGGGACTCCTACTGTGGTCTGGAGGTGCTGCAG GGACTGGGTGTGCAGCCCTCAGAATTTTACATTCTGACAGCACTGACGGGATGGGCAACTTGTAACTCAAAAGATGTTCCAAGCAAGGAAGAGATGACTTCTGAACCTCGAAACACGGACAGTTTTGGAATGAATGCTAGTCAAGAGAAGCATCCTGAGCTTTTATCACCAAAAGAGACTATGACTAGGAAAAATCTTGTGGACAA tcGTTACACAAGATTGAACTTAGCAGCACAGCACCGGGAGGAGATAGGCAGGAAGGCCAAACAGGTGCTGGACTATGGTCGGATGCAATACATGCGCGAGCAAGGCTTTGAGTGCAGCCTGGTGCAGTATGTGGCCAAGGACACCACCCCGGAGAATGTTGCTTTGATTGCAAGTCGTGTGCCAAG
- the LOC123499236 gene encoding tRNA:m(4)X modification enzyme TRM13 homolog isoform X1 produces MAAGSGNGGGVHAQKVCGFFLQHKGRPCRMLVKAGRRYCGQHLVEENSEETTGKHKRIPCPLDPKHSCFEHRLDHHLTICNARVVTDLPHLRLNCNLRVCGEYMPAKVSLSSLPDEVLLAFITKLERIHADAIDAVRESIMCLDAVEAVIAECCGSPSMVRHLRQTSSLLAHLKAANLLDTATNSTCYVEFGAGRGQLTKSLTEAVTDISKALFVLIDRGAQRYKYDTKLRYNQSINVKRFRVDIQHLSLEGVEGSEDYQHIVGLGKHLCGSASDLALRCLCQHPGMQVVGVVLALCCHHRCVWDSYCGLEVLQGLGVQPSEFYILTALTGWATCNSKDVPSKEEMTSEPRNTDSFGMNASQEKHPELLSPKETMTRKNLVDNRYTRLNLAAQHREEIGRKAKQVLDYGRMQYMREQGFECSLVQYVAKDTTPENVALIASRVPRKGIQEPVQSLEEEI; encoded by the exons ATGGCAGCAGGCagtgggaatggtggtggtgtgcacgcCCAGAAGGTGTGTGGGTTCTTCCTGCAGCATAAGGGCAGACCGTGCAGGATGCTGGTGAAGGCAGGGCGGCGGTACTGCGGCCAGCACCTGGTGGAGGAGAACTCGGAGGAG ACAACTGGCAAGCACAAGAGGATTCCTTGCCCTCTGGATCCAAAGCA CTCCTGCTTTGAGCACCGCCTGGACCACCACCTCACTATCTGCAATGCTCGGGTTGTGACAGACCTTCCCCACCTCAGGCTCAACTGTAATCTGCGGGTGTGTGGGGAGTACATGCCCGCTAAAgtgtccctctcctccctgcctgATGAAGTGCTGCTAGCCTTCATCACCAAGTTGGAAAGGATACATGCAG ACGCCATCGATGCTGTCAGAGAGTCAATTATGTGTCTGGATGCGGTGGAGGCAGTGATAGCAGAATGCTGCGGCAGTCCCAGCATGGTGCGCCATCTCAGGCAGACCTCCTCCCTCCTGGCACACTTAAAGGCAGCAAACCTCCTTGACACTGCCACCAACTCAACTTGTTATGTGGAGTTTGGAGCAGGCCGAG GCCAACTCACAAAATCATTGACCGAGGCAGTGACAGACATCAGCAAGGCTCTGTTTGTGCTGATAGATCGAGGTGCTCAGAGGTACAAGTATGACACCAAGCTGAGATACAA CCAAAGTATCAATGTAAAACGATTTCGCGTGGACATTCAACATCTCAGCCTGGAAGGAGTGGAGGGCAGTGAAGACTACCAGCACATAGTGGGACTTGGCAAGCATCTCTGTGGCAGTGCTTCAG ATCTAGCCCTGCGCTGCTTGTGCCAGCACCCGGGTATGCAGGTTGTGGGGGTGGTGCTGGCCCTGTGCTGCCACCACCGCTGTGTCTGGGACTCCTACTGTGGTCTGGAGGTGCTGCAG GGACTGGGTGTGCAGCCCTCAGAATTTTACATTCTGACAGCACTGACGGGATGGGCAACTTGTAACTCAAAAGATGTTCCAAGCAAGGAAGAGATGACTTCTGAACCTCGAAACACGGACAGTTTTGGAATGAATGCTAGTCAAGAGAAGCATCCTGAGCTTTTATCACCAAAAGAGACTATGACTAGGAAAAATCTTGTGGACAA tcGTTACACAAGATTGAACTTAGCAGCACAGCACCGGGAGGAGATAGGCAGGAAGGCCAAACAGGTGCTGGACTATGGTCGGATGCAATACATGCGCGAGCAAGGCTTTGAGTGCAGCCTGGTGCAGTATGTGGCCAAGGACACCACCCCGGAGAATGTTGCTTTGATTGCAAGTCGTGTGCCAAG